A window of the Nocardia sp. NBC_01329 genome harbors these coding sequences:
- the pstB gene encoding phosphate ABC transporter ATP-binding protein PstB produces MAKRIDIKDLNIFYGKFHAVADVALNVLPRSVTAFIGPSGCGKSTVLRSLNRMHEVTPNASVSGSVMLDGEDIYASQVDPVGVRRTIGMVFQRPNPFPTMTIRDNVVAGLKLQGVRNKGELDEVAERSLRGANLWNEVKDRLDKPGGGLSGGQQQRLCIARAIAVSPDVLLMDEPCSALDPISTLAIEDLITELKKEYTIVIVTHNMQQAARVSDKTGFFNLEAQGKPGRLVEIDDTEKIFSNPGEKATEDYISGRFG; encoded by the coding sequence ATGGCCAAGCGGATCGACATCAAAGACCTGAACATCTTCTACGGCAAGTTCCACGCCGTCGCCGATGTGGCGCTCAACGTCTTGCCGCGCAGCGTGACCGCCTTCATCGGTCCGTCGGGTTGCGGGAAGTCCACTGTGCTGCGGTCGTTGAACCGGATGCACGAGGTGACCCCGAACGCCAGCGTATCGGGCTCGGTCATGCTCGACGGCGAGGATATCTACGCCTCCCAGGTGGACCCCGTCGGTGTGCGCCGCACCATCGGCATGGTGTTCCAGCGGCCGAACCCGTTCCCCACCATGACCATTCGCGACAATGTCGTGGCCGGTCTCAAACTGCAGGGCGTGCGCAACAAGGGCGAACTCGACGAGGTCGCCGAGCGCTCGCTGCGCGGCGCGAACCTGTGGAACGAGGTGAAGGATCGCTTGGACAAGCCGGGCGGCGGTCTGTCCGGCGGTCAGCAGCAGCGACTGTGCATCGCGCGCGCCATCGCGGTCTCCCCGGATGTGCTGCTGATGGATGAGCCCTGTTCGGCCCTGGACCCGATCTCCACGCTGGCGATCGAGGATCTGATCACCGAACTGAAGAAGGAATACACGATTGTCATCGTCACCCACAATATGCAGCAGGCTGCGCGGGTGAGCGATAAGACCGGTTTCTTCAACCTGGAGGCCCAGGGCAAGCCGGGCCGGTTGGTCGAAATCGACGATACCGAGAAAATTTTCTCCAACCCGGGCGAAAAGGCCACCGAGGATTACATCTCCGGTCGTTTCGGCTGA
- the pstA gene encoding phosphate ABC transporter permease PstA: protein MTTTTSLDKPIKAPTFRDVSTARKIKNNLATGVFALCFLIALIPLSWVLWMVVSNGIGVVLSLDWWQNSQKGVLPDQSGGGVYHAIYGTIVQSAVAAVIAVPLGIMAAVYLIEYGTGRFAKVTTFMVDILAGVPSIVAALFIFALWIATLGFPQSSFAVALALVLLMLPVVVRNTEEMLKLVPDELREASYALGIPKWKTIVRIVIPTALPGMISGILLALARVMGETAPVLVLVGYSKAINMNIFDGNMASLPLLIFQELKSAEDAGRQRVWGAALTLILMIAVLYLAAAAVNKLLTRNR from the coding sequence ATGACCACCACGACCAGCCTCGACAAGCCGATCAAGGCGCCGACCTTTCGCGACGTCAGCACGGCCCGCAAGATCAAGAACAACCTGGCTACCGGGGTGTTCGCGCTCTGCTTCCTCATCGCGCTCATCCCGCTGAGCTGGGTGCTGTGGATGGTGGTCAGCAACGGTATCGGTGTCGTCCTGTCGCTCGACTGGTGGCAGAACTCGCAGAAAGGCGTACTGCCCGACCAGTCCGGCGGTGGTGTGTACCACGCCATCTACGGCACCATCGTGCAGTCGGCCGTCGCGGCGGTCATCGCCGTACCACTCGGCATCATGGCGGCCGTCTACCTGATCGAATACGGCACCGGCCGGTTCGCCAAGGTGACCACCTTCATGGTCGATATCCTGGCGGGCGTCCCCTCGATCGTCGCGGCCCTGTTCATCTTCGCTTTGTGGATCGCGACCCTGGGATTTCCGCAGAGCTCGTTCGCCGTGGCCCTGGCCCTGGTGCTGCTGATGCTTCCGGTGGTCGTACGCAATACCGAGGAGATGCTCAAATTAGTTCCGGACGAGCTGCGTGAAGCCTCCTACGCACTCGGCATCCCGAAGTGGAAGACGATCGTGCGGATCGTCATCCCGACCGCGCTGCCCGGCATGATCTCCGGGATCCTGCTCGCGTTGGCGCGCGTGATGGGCGAGACGGCGCCGGTGCTGGTGCTGGTCGGGTACAGCAAGGCGATCAACATGAATATCTTCGACGGCAATATGGCCTCGCTGCCGCTGCTGATCTTCCAGGAACTCAAGAGCGCCGAGGACGCGGGCCGGCAGCGGGTGTGGGGTGCCGCGCTGACTCTGATCCTCATGATCGCGGTGCTCTACCTGGCGGCCGCGGCTGTCAACAAGCTCCTCACGCGGAACCGATAA
- the pstC gene encoding phosphate ABC transporter permease subunit PstC produces the protein MSSHPSKSPLGGGSRGQGRRAELVFKSLATTAAAIIVASIALIALFLLIRAVPSLRADQVNFFTSAEFNTGDADNLRFGIRDLFMVTVLSSAFALVIAVPIGVGIALFLTRYAPKRLAKPFSMLTDLLAAVPSIVYGLWGLLVLAEYLKPLQEFLNENLGWFFLFSDGNVSIGGGGTIFTAGVVLAVMILPIITSVSREVFALTPPAHIEAAQALGATKWEVVRMTVLPYGRSGVIAGSMLGLGRALGETIAVLLILKISSTPGTWSLFDGGFTFASKIASAAAEFSAPLPTGAYIAAGFVLFALTFVVNALARLAAGGKVNG, from the coding sequence ATGTCGAGCCATCCGAGTAAGTCGCCACTAGGCGGTGGGAGTCGCGGCCAGGGCAGGCGAGCCGAGTTGGTGTTCAAATCGCTCGCGACCACCGCCGCGGCGATCATCGTGGCCTCCATCGCGCTGATCGCATTGTTCCTGCTGATTCGTGCGGTGCCATCGCTGCGGGCTGACCAGGTGAACTTCTTCACCAGTGCGGAGTTCAACACCGGTGACGCGGACAATCTCCGCTTCGGTATCCGTGACCTGTTCATGGTGACGGTGTTGAGCTCCGCGTTCGCGTTGGTCATCGCGGTACCGATCGGCGTCGGTATCGCGTTGTTCCTCACCCGCTACGCTCCGAAGCGGCTCGCGAAGCCGTTCTCCATGCTGACCGATCTGCTGGCCGCGGTGCCCTCGATCGTGTACGGCCTCTGGGGTCTGCTGGTTCTGGCGGAGTACCTGAAACCGTTGCAGGAATTCCTCAACGAGAATCTCGGCTGGTTCTTCCTGTTCTCCGACGGCAATGTCTCGATCGGCGGGGGCGGCACGATCTTCACCGCCGGTGTGGTCCTCGCGGTGATGATCCTGCCGATCATCACCTCGGTATCGCGTGAGGTATTCGCACTGACCCCGCCGGCGCATATCGAGGCTGCCCAGGCACTCGGCGCGACCAAATGGGAGGTCGTGCGGATGACCGTCCTGCCCTACGGCCGCAGCGGCGTCATCGCCGGATCCATGCTCGGTCTCGGCCGCGCGCTCGGTGAGACCATCGCGGTTCTGCTCATTCTGAAGATCTCGTCGACCCCCGGGACCTGGTCGCTGTTCGACGGCGGCTTCACCTTCGCGTCCAAGATCGCCTCGGCCGCCGCCGAATTCAGCGCACCGTTGCCGACCGGCGCCTATATCGCGGCGGGCTTCGTGCTCTTCGCGCTGACCTTCGTCGTCAACGCGCTGGCCCGGCTCGCGGCAGGCGGAAAGGTGAACGGCTGA
- the pstS gene encoding phosphate ABC transporter substrate-binding protein PstS: protein MKFKRSSALVGVIAAVTLPLAACGSDDNASATGIEANADVTCGGKEALKASGSSAQKNAVERFTAAFETNCDGQTLNYTSSGSGAGVKEFLGGQTDFAGSDSPLSEKKGEPAAAEQRCASPAWNLPTVFGPIAITYNIAGVTDLALDGPTLAKIFNGTVKTWDAPEIKALNEGKQLPAEPIKVVYRSDESGTTDNFQLYLDAASEGAWGKGAGKVFNGGVGEGTQGNEGTSAAVKNTENSISYNEWSFAKSQNLSVTRIVTSAGPDPVELTSETAAKAINGVEIKGEGNDLVLDTSSFYKPTETGSYPIILPTYEIVCSKYADGATATAVKAFLTSAVTNGQGGLADNGYVPIPDEFKTKLTTAINAIS from the coding sequence GTGAAGTTCAAGCGCAGCAGCGCCCTCGTCGGTGTGATCGCGGCCGTGACCCTGCCGCTGGCCGCCTGCGGTAGTGACGACAACGCGTCCGCCACCGGTATCGAGGCCAACGCCGACGTCACCTGCGGTGGCAAGGAGGCCCTCAAGGCCAGCGGATCGTCGGCGCAGAAGAACGCCGTGGAGCGTTTCACCGCCGCCTTCGAAACCAACTGCGACGGCCAGACCCTCAACTACACGTCGAGCGGCTCCGGCGCCGGTGTCAAGGAATTCCTCGGCGGCCAGACCGATTTCGCCGGTAGCGACTCCCCGCTGAGCGAGAAGAAGGGTGAGCCCGCCGCCGCCGAGCAGCGTTGCGCTTCCCCGGCGTGGAACCTGCCCACCGTGTTCGGCCCGATCGCCATTACCTACAACATCGCCGGCGTCACCGATCTCGCGCTCGACGGCCCGACCCTGGCCAAGATCTTCAACGGCACCGTCAAGACCTGGGACGCTCCCGAGATCAAGGCGCTCAACGAGGGCAAGCAGCTGCCCGCCGAGCCGATCAAGGTCGTCTACCGGTCCGACGAGTCCGGTACCACCGACAACTTCCAGCTCTACCTGGACGCTGCCTCCGAAGGCGCCTGGGGCAAGGGCGCCGGCAAGGTGTTCAACGGCGGCGTCGGTGAAGGCACCCAGGGCAACGAGGGCACCTCGGCCGCGGTGAAGAACACCGAGAACTCCATCTCCTACAACGAGTGGTCGTTCGCCAAATCGCAGAATCTGTCGGTCACCCGGATCGTCACCTCGGCCGGTCCCGATCCGGTCGAACTGACCTCCGAAACCGCCGCCAAGGCGATCAACGGTGTGGAGATCAAGGGCGAGGGCAACGACTTGGTGCTCGACACCTCCTCGTTCTACAAGCCGACCGAGACCGGTTCCTACCCGATCATCTTGCCGACCTATGAGATCGTGTGCTCGAAGTACGCAGACGGGGCGACCGCGACCGCTGTCAAGGCATTCCTGACCTCCGCCGTCACCAACGGCCAGGGCGGGCTGGCGGACAACGGCTACGTTCCGATCCCGGACGAGTTCAAGACCAAGCTGACCACGGCGATCAACGCCATCTCCTGA
- the mshD gene encoding mycothiol synthase, giving the protein MGEYELQWCDLPSADRADRVSALLAAATATDGVAPVSEQSVLGLRRASSSRHLLAVAGDEVAGYASLTPAHGEHPAMAEAAVAPEWRRRGIGRDLVAATLAAGGPAARIWAHGKLPAAESVARRLGLAAARELWQMRRMLANSEIPEVEVPADIVVRTYGGPSDDAELLRVNNAAFDWHPEQGGWSGSELAERRAESWFDPAGLFLAFDARQPKRLLGFHWTKVHHDENPPAGEVYVVGIDPAAQGRGLGRLLTLIGLHHLRDAGLGDVLLYTEADNTAAVRTYRGLGFAPAHIDIAYSLPD; this is encoded by the coding sequence ATGGGCGAGTATGAGCTCCAGTGGTGCGACCTGCCCTCCGCCGATCGCGCGGACAGGGTGAGCGCGTTGCTCGCCGCCGCCACCGCTACCGACGGTGTGGCGCCGGTTTCCGAACAGTCTGTGCTGGGTCTGCGGCGGGCTTCCTCCTCTCGCCATCTGCTGGCGGTGGCGGGGGACGAGGTGGCCGGTTATGCGAGCCTGACTCCGGCGCACGGCGAGCACCCGGCCATGGCGGAGGCCGCGGTGGCGCCGGAATGGCGGAGGCGCGGTATCGGCCGTGACCTGGTGGCCGCCACGCTGGCGGCCGGTGGGCCGGCGGCGCGGATCTGGGCGCACGGGAAGTTACCCGCCGCCGAGTCGGTCGCCCGGCGGTTGGGCTTGGCCGCCGCGCGGGAGCTCTGGCAGATGCGCCGGATGCTGGCAAACTCTGAGATACCGGAAGTGGAGGTGCCCGCCGATATCGTGGTCCGCACCTACGGCGGCCCGAGTGACGACGCCGAGCTTCTCCGGGTCAACAATGCGGCCTTCGATTGGCATCCTGAGCAGGGCGGCTGGTCCGGCAGCGAGCTGGCGGAGCGGCGTGCCGAATCGTGGTTCGATCCCGCCGGACTGTTCTTGGCCTTCGACGCACGGCAGCCGAAACGGTTGCTCGGATTCCACTGGACCAAGGTTCACCACGACGAGAACCCCCCAGCCGGTGAGGTGTACGTGGTCGGTATCGACCCGGCTGCCCAGGGCCGCGGGCTCGGCCGGCTGCTCACGCTCATCGGGCTGCATCATCTGCGGGACGCGGGTCTGGGCGATGTCCTGCTGTATACCGAGGCGGACAACACGGCCGCGGTTCGCACCTATCGCGGGCTGGGGTTCGCTCCGGCGCATATCGATATCGCCTACTCGCTGCCGGATTGA
- a CDS encoding winged helix-turn-helix transcriptional regulator — protein MELLLLTSDPDPESVLPSLSLLAHNVRPAPTEVASLLEAGTADVALVDARTELAAARGLCRLLGSTGSSVPVVAVLTEGGLVAVNADWGLDDILLPGTGPAELDARLRLLVGRTGGSADAENSGKITLGELVIDEGTYTARLRGRPLDLTYKEFELLKYLAQHAGRVFTRAQLLQEVWGYDFFGGTRTVDVHVRRLRAKLGSEYESLIGTVRNVGYKAVRPARSSNKNDPDARSANGGKGEAEEDSMAPVNGTVQ, from the coding sequence GTGGAGCTGCTCCTGCTGACCTCCGACCCCGACCCCGAATCGGTTCTGCCCTCACTGTCGCTGCTCGCGCACAATGTGCGCCCCGCACCGACCGAGGTGGCGTCGTTGCTCGAGGCGGGTACCGCGGATGTCGCGCTGGTGGACGCACGCACCGAGCTGGCGGCCGCGCGTGGGCTGTGCCGGCTGCTCGGCAGTACCGGGTCCTCGGTCCCGGTGGTGGCCGTGCTCACCGAGGGCGGTCTGGTCGCGGTGAACGCCGACTGGGGTCTCGACGATATTCTGTTGCCCGGTACCGGCCCGGCGGAGTTGGATGCCCGGCTGCGCTTGCTCGTCGGCCGCACCGGCGGTTCGGCCGACGCGGAGAACTCCGGGAAGATCACTTTGGGCGAACTGGTGATCGATGAGGGCACCTACACCGCGCGCCTGCGTGGCCGCCCCCTCGACCTGACCTACAAGGAATTCGAACTCTTGAAGTACCTCGCGCAGCACGCGGGCCGGGTGTTCACTCGGGCGCAGCTGCTGCAGGAGGTGTGGGGCTACGACTTCTTCGGCGGCACCCGGACCGTTGATGTGCATGTCCGGCGTCTGCGCGCGAAGCTGGGCAGTGAGTACGAATCGCTGATCGGCACCGTCCGCAATGTCGGTTACAAGGCGGTGCGTCCGGCTCGTTCGTCGAACAAGAACGACCCCGATGCCCGTTCCGCCAACGGCGGCAAGGGTGAGGCCGAGGAGGATTCGATGGCACCGGTCAACGGCACCGTTCAGTGA
- a CDS encoding LmeA family phospholipid-binding protein, with amino-acid sequence MRKLIIGLLCLAGLAVVVDFGAAAYSEYRVSRSLKVGAELSADPEVTFHGFPFLRQALDGRYDNIEIKADSVRPDIPGEIGLEATLLGMDLPLGDLVDGRVRNVPVEQVDVRMRVAPTELGRLFGIPDLEVHSRPADKSDGTGGSGGSGMTTAGALVLTGTLPSAPSGQQGASFAGERVSVAADLLLDGDQVRIVATGLYSEEISPVPSQPVVDEADIPAVLAMFTRTIDTKELPFGIRPTEVTALGGHIVVEGRGTDVTIDLNRLRRP; translated from the coding sequence ATGCGGAAGCTGATCATCGGACTGCTGTGCCTGGCGGGGCTGGCAGTGGTTGTCGATTTCGGTGCGGCCGCATATTCGGAGTACCGCGTATCGCGATCACTGAAGGTGGGTGCCGAACTCAGCGCCGACCCCGAGGTCACCTTCCACGGTTTCCCGTTTCTGCGGCAGGCACTCGACGGCCGCTACGACAATATCGAGATCAAGGCCGACAGTGTCCGGCCCGATATCCCGGGCGAGATCGGGCTGGAGGCCACCCTGCTGGGGATGGACCTCCCACTGGGTGATCTGGTCGACGGGCGGGTGCGCAATGTCCCGGTCGAGCAGGTGGATGTCCGGATGCGGGTCGCGCCGACCGAACTCGGCCGCCTCTTCGGCATCCCCGATCTGGAAGTCCATTCCCGGCCGGCCGACAAATCCGACGGCACCGGCGGTTCGGGCGGTTCGGGGATGACCACGGCGGGCGCGCTGGTACTGACCGGGACCCTGCCCTCGGCACCGAGCGGACAGCAGGGGGCGAGCTTCGCCGGCGAACGGGTGAGCGTCGCGGCCGATCTGCTGCTCGACGGCGATCAGGTGCGGATCGTGGCGACAGGTCTGTACTCCGAGGAGATCTCGCCGGTCCCGTCTCAACCGGTGGTCGACGAAGCCGATATCCCGGCGGTGCTGGCGATGTTCACCCGTACCATTGATACGAAAGAGCTTCCTTTCGGAATCCGACCCACCGAGGTCACCGCCCTGGGCGGCCATATCGTGGTCGAGGGCCGGGGCACAGATGTGACGATCGATTTGAACAGATTGCGGCGCCCATGA
- a CDS encoding thioredoxin family protein produces the protein MIEITILAVMLLAGLAVGLYLRRRDGAVRSAPVTLDRDTDARDDLLVAAGVTGSGPAVLHFSADWCGPCAAVRRVVADATRDLADSPQPPRDIEVDIDTDPALARALNVLSLPTTFVFDAEGRERFRISGVPKTSDLRSALSPLTAA, from the coding sequence ATGATCGAGATCACCATTCTGGCGGTAATGCTGCTGGCCGGGCTGGCCGTCGGCCTGTACCTGCGCCGGCGCGACGGCGCGGTGCGGTCCGCGCCGGTCACGCTGGACCGCGATACCGACGCACGCGACGATCTGCTCGTGGCCGCGGGTGTGACCGGGTCCGGCCCCGCGGTCCTGCATTTCTCCGCCGACTGGTGCGGGCCGTGCGCGGCCGTCCGCCGCGTGGTCGCCGACGCCACCCGCGACCTGGCCGATTCACCCCAACCGCCGCGCGATATCGAGGTCGATATCGACACCGACCCGGCGCTGGCCAGGGCGCTGAACGTCCTGTCGCTACCCACCACCTTCGTGTTCGACGCCGAGGGCCGGGAACGGTTCCGGATCTCCGGTGTCCCCAAGACCAGCGATCTGCGTAGCGCGCTGAGCCCGCTCACGGCCGCGTAA
- a CDS encoding DUF4395 domain-containing protein codes for MSTTTTVPDRVDVRGPRFVAWVTTGVLVLVLSLAAFAPAAAAALIAVQAVVFALGTWLGPRRHPYGLVYARFVGPRLGPVAETEPAAPLRFAQLLGFVFAAVSLLGFLVGATLVGALFAGFALFAAFLNAAFGICLGCKLYPLVTRLRPAPPSESPA; via the coding sequence ATGTCCACTACCACCACCGTTCCGGATCGGGTCGATGTCCGCGGCCCGCGTTTCGTGGCCTGGGTGACCACCGGCGTCCTCGTACTGGTGTTGTCGCTCGCCGCGTTCGCTCCGGCCGCCGCTGCCGCGCTGATCGCCGTGCAGGCGGTGGTCTTCGCTCTCGGCACCTGGCTCGGACCGCGCCGGCACCCGTACGGCCTGGTCTACGCACGATTCGTCGGGCCGCGCCTGGGCCCGGTCGCCGAAACCGAACCGGCAGCGCCGCTACGGTTCGCCCAGCTGCTCGGTTTCGTGTTCGCCGCGGTCAGCCTGCTGGGTTTCCTGGTCGGCGCCACACTCGTGGGCGCGCTGTTCGCCGGGTTCGCCCTGTTCGCGGCCTTCCTGAACGCCGCATTCGGGATCTGTCTCGGTTGCAAGCTGTATCCACTGGTCACCCGGCTACGCCCGGCTCCCCCGTCCGAATCCCCCGCATGA
- a CDS encoding sulfurtransferase, with translation MARSDVLVSVDWAEENLKTPGVVFVEVDEDTTAYEGGHIEGAVRLDWKKDLQDQVRRDFVNQEQFSALLSERGIANDDQVILYGGNNNWFAAYAYWYFKLYGHNDVKLLDGGRKKWELDGRPLSGDTVSRPATQYKAGEPDTTIRAFRDEVIAAIGTKNLVDVRSPDEFSGKILAPAHLPQEQSQRPGHIPGAINVPWSKAANEDGTFRSDAELTDIYGEAGLDGGKETIAYCRIGERSSHTWFVLQELLGHQNVKNYDGSWTEYGSLVGAPIELGE, from the coding sequence ATGGCTCGCTCCGATGTCCTGGTCTCCGTCGACTGGGCCGAAGAGAACCTCAAAACCCCCGGCGTCGTCTTCGTCGAGGTCGACGAGGACACCACCGCCTATGAAGGCGGACACATCGAGGGCGCTGTGCGGCTCGACTGGAAGAAGGACCTGCAGGATCAGGTTCGGCGCGACTTCGTGAACCAGGAGCAGTTCTCCGCGCTGCTCTCCGAGCGCGGGATCGCGAACGACGACCAGGTGATCCTGTACGGAGGCAACAACAACTGGTTCGCCGCCTACGCCTACTGGTACTTCAAGCTGTACGGCCACAACGACGTCAAGCTGCTCGACGGCGGCCGCAAGAAGTGGGAGCTCGACGGGCGCCCGCTGTCCGGCGATACCGTCAGCCGCCCGGCGACCCAGTACAAGGCGGGCGAGCCGGACACCACCATCCGCGCCTTCCGTGACGAGGTCATCGCGGCCATCGGCACCAAGAATCTCGTCGATGTGCGTTCCCCCGACGAGTTCTCGGGCAAGATCCTGGCCCCCGCGCATCTGCCGCAGGAACAGAGCCAGCGTCCCGGCCACATCCCCGGCGCGATCAACGTGCCGTGGAGCAAGGCCGCGAACGAGGACGGCACCTTCCGTTCCGACGCCGAACTCACCGACATCTACGGTGAGGCCGGTCTGGACGGCGGCAAGGAGACCATCGCCTACTGCCGTATCGGCGAGCGTTCCTCGCACACCTGGTTCGTGCTGCAGGAGCTGCTCGGACACCAGAACGTCAAGAACTACGATGGCAGCTGGACCGAATACGGCTCGCTCGTCGGCGCCCCTATCGAGTTGGGAGAATAA
- a CDS encoding DUF1416 domain-containing protein — protein MCAAPTQGQAIPAGVDVEKETVITGRVLATDGEPVAGAFVRLLDGNGDFTAEVVASGTGDFRFFAAPGNWTLRALSSAGNGTAELRPDGPGIHNLDVAVSK, from the coding sequence ATGTGTGCAGCACCTACCCAGGGCCAGGCCATCCCGGCCGGGGTCGATGTGGAGAAGGAAACGGTCATCACCGGCCGGGTTCTCGCCACGGACGGCGAGCCGGTGGCAGGCGCATTCGTGCGGCTACTGGACGGCAACGGGGATTTCACCGCCGAGGTCGTCGCCTCGGGCACCGGTGACTTCCGTTTCTTCGCGGCGCCGGGCAACTGGACGCTGCGCGCGCTCTCCTCCGCGGGCAACGGCACAGCAGAACTCCGTCCCGACGGCCCGGGCATCCACAACCTGGACGTCGCCGTCTCGAAGTAG
- a CDS encoding FABP family protein — protein MSDLASEGSDPSERASDSSNGKPPGVDHDRNGHGRSAETESSLSGDRAVAHAAERAKATSGRNIPVLPDLPIPDDTANLRLGPDLNPAMLALLPMVGVWRGEGEGNNPERGDYRFGQQIVVSHDGGDYLSWDSRSWFVESDGGYGGPDLRESGFWRVGVEGNDEVLELLLTHSTGIVELFYGTALTQSSWELATDVVIRSQTGAVVGGAKRLYGIVEGGDLAYVEERVVADGPLQPRLSARLQRYIG, from the coding sequence ATGAGCGATCTCGCGAGCGAGGGTTCCGATCCGTCCGAGCGAGCGAGCGACAGCAGCAACGGAAAGCCTCCGGGCGTCGATCACGACCGCAACGGTCACGGCCGTTCGGCCGAGACCGAGTCGTCGCTGAGCGGCGATCGGGCGGTGGCCCACGCGGCCGAACGTGCAAAGGCGACCAGCGGCCGCAATATTCCGGTGCTCCCGGACCTCCCGATTCCCGACGATACGGCGAATCTGCGCCTGGGCCCGGACTTGAACCCGGCCATGCTGGCGCTGTTGCCGATGGTCGGTGTGTGGCGCGGTGAGGGCGAGGGAAACAACCCCGAGCGGGGTGACTACCGCTTCGGCCAGCAGATCGTGGTCTCTCATGACGGTGGCGACTATCTGAGTTGGGATTCGCGATCCTGGTTCGTCGAATCCGACGGCGGCTACGGCGGGCCGGATCTGCGTGAGAGCGGCTTCTGGCGGGTCGGCGTCGAGGGCAACGACGAGGTCCTGGAGCTGCTGCTCACTCACAGCACCGGGATCGTCGAACTGTTCTACGGCACGGCACTGACCCAGTCTTCCTGGGAACTGGCCACCGATGTGGTGATCCGCAGCCAGACCGGCGCGGTGGTGGGTGGCGCCAAACGCTTGTACGGGATCGTCGAGGGCGGCGATCTCGCCTATGTGGAAGAGCGTGTAGTGGCCGACGGTCCGCTGCAGCCACGCCTTTCCGCCCGGCTGCAGCGCTATATCGGCTGA